A part of Entelurus aequoreus isolate RoL-2023_Sb linkage group LG03, RoL_Eaeq_v1.1, whole genome shotgun sequence genomic DNA contains:
- the nt5e gene encoding 5'-nucleotidase, producing MTMSWTPPCLHLLLLFHTWAVGSSFELTLLHTNDNHARIEETSVDSGKCPAEGRCFAGVSRRFTKVSEIRRKENNVLLLDAGDQFQGTVWFNFYKGAEAAYFMNKLRYDVMAFGNHEFDNGVEGLIDPFLRDVNCSVVSTNLKADKTLAPKLSGYYEPHAVLTVGSERVAVVGYTTSETPFLSQPGPHLKFEDEIESLQAEVDKLQTLGYNKIIALGHSGFDVDQKIAKQVRGVDVVIGGHTNTFLYTGTAPSTEIPAGPYPFMVRSDDGRNVPVVQAYAFGKYLGYLKVTFDKAGNVIKAAGNPILMDSSIPQDPAILADVKNWKKDLAQYSSQYVGQTLVYLNGSFEECRFRECNLGNLICDAMVSHNLKYADEMQWNHVGICMLNSGTIRSAIDERYNKGIITMEEIMTVLPFGSTMDLIQITGMTMKKAFEHSVHRYGTMRGEFLQVSGIRVEYDVSKPANQRVVSLSVLCTKCRVPKYEPLDLKKTYTVVTPSYLVAGGDSYNMIKEEMLKHNTGDMDISVLANYIREMKRVYPAVEGRIKFRNSAVLVAQSLCPLLLSLCLSLAFWL from the exons ATGACCATGTCGTGGACTCCACCTTGTCTTCACTTGCTGCTCTTGTTCCACACCTGGGCCGTGGGTTCGAGTTTCGAGCTGACCCTGTTGCACACCAACGACAACCACGCTCGGATCGAGGAGACCAGCGTGGACTCCGGGAAGTGCCCGGCCGAGGGCCGCTGCTTCGCGGGGGTGTCGCGCCGCTTCACCAAGGTGTCGGAGATACGGCGGAAGGAGAACAACGTGCTGCTGCTGGACGCCGGAGACCAGTTCCAAGGCACCGTGTGGTTCAACTTCTACAAGGGAGCGGAAGCGGCTTACTTCATGAATAAACTTAGATATGACGTCATG GCGTTTGGCAACCACGAGTTTGACAACGGAGTGGAGGGTCTGATTGACCCTTTCCTGCGGGATGTTAATTGCTCCGTGGTGAGCACCAACCTGAAAGCCGACAAGACTTTGGCTCCAAAGCTGAGCGGTTACTACGAGCCTCACGCCGTGCTCACTGTGGGCTCGGAGAGGGTGGCTGTGGTGGGCTACACCACCTCAGAGACACCCTTCCTGTCACAGCCAG GACCACACTTAAAATTTGAAGATGAAATAGAGTCCCTCCAGGCTGAGGTCGACAAGCTCCAGACACTGGGCTATAATAAGATCATCGCCCTGGGTCACTCTGGCTTTGACGTGGATCAGAAAATCGCCAAGCAAGTGAGAGGAGTCGATGTGGTCATCGGAGGACACACCAACACATTCCTGTACACGG GAACCGCTCCATCCACTGAAATACCAGCAGGTCCATACCCATTCATGGTGAGATCCGACGACGGCAGAAACGTTCCAGTGGTCCAGGCATACGCTTTTGGAAAGTACCTGGGCTACCTTAAAGTCACCTTTGATAAGGCTGGGAATGTTATCAAAGCAGCCGGAAACCCAATCCTCATGGACAGCAGCATTCCACAAG ACCCCGCCATCCTTGCCGACGTAAAAAACTGGAAGAAGGATCTGGCTCAGTACTCGTCGCAATATGTCGGACAGACTTTGGTCTACCTCAATGGCTCGTTTGAGGAATGTCGCTTTCGGGAATGCAACCTTGGGAACTTGATTTGTGACGCAATG GTGAGTCATAATCTTAAGTACGCCGATGAAATGCAGTGGAATCATGTGGGCATTTGCATGTTGAACAGTGGCACCATACGCAGCGCCATCGACGAGCGCTACAACAAGG GTATCATAACAATGGAGGAGATCATGACTGTTTTACCATTCGGCTCAACTATGGACTTGATCCAGATTACGGGAATGACGATGAAAAAGGCATTCGAGCACTCCGTTCACAGATACGGAACAATGCGTGGAGAATTTCTACAAGTCTCAG GAATCCGAGTAGAGTACGACGTATCAAAGCCAGCAAACCAACGGGTGGTCTCCTTATCGGTGCTCTGCACCAAATGCAGAGTGCCAAAGTACGAGCCGCTAGACCTGAAGAAGACGTACACCGTGGTCACGCCTTCCTACCTAGTGGCCGGCGGGGACAGCTACAACATGATCAAGGAAGAGATGTTGAAGCACAATACAG